The DNA window AAGGGACATTTGACacgtcacacaagaacacacacaggagagaagccttttgcatgctcagtttgtggtcaaaggttctctcagaagggaaccttaaaaggtcacacaagaacgcacactggtgagaaaccttttgcatgctcagtttgtgggcaaagGTTCTCTCGAAAGGGACATTTGAcaggtcacacaagaacacacacaggagagaagccttttgcatgctcagtttgtggtcaaaggttctctcagaagggaaccttaaaaggtcacacaagaacgcacactggtgagaaaccttttgcatgctcagtttgtgggcaaagGTTCTCTCGAAAGGGACATTGGACacgtcacacaagaacacacacaggagagaagccttttgcatgctcagtttgtggtcaaaggttctctcagaagggaaccttaaaaggtcacacaagaacgcacactggtgagaaaccttttgcatgctcagtttgtggtcaaagattctccctaaagggaagcttaaaaatgcacacaagaacccacaccggtgagaaaccttttggatgctcagtttgtggggaAAGGTTCTCTCAAAGGGGAACTTTAATAAGTCACAAAAGAACCCACTCTGGTGAGaagccttttgcatgctcagtttgtggccaaagattctccataaagaaaagcttaaaaatacacacaagaacacacactggtgagaaaccttttggatgctcagtttgcggtcaaactttctctcagaagggaaccttaaaaggtcacacaagaacgcacactggtgagaaaccttttgcatgctcagtttgtgggcaaagGTTCTCTCGAAAGGGACATTTGACacgtcacacaagaacacacacaggagagaagccttttgcatgctcagtttgcggtcaaactttctctcagaagggaaccttaaaaggtcacacaagaacgcacactggtgggaaaccttttgcatgctcagtttgtgggcaaagGTTCTCTCAAAAGGgacatttgacacatcacacaagaacacacacaggagagaagccttttgcatgctcagtttgtggtcaaaggttctctcagaagggaaccttaaaaggtcacacaagaacgcacactggtgagaaaccttttgcatgctcagtttgtgggcaaagGTTCTCTCAAAGGGGACATTTgacaagtcacacaagaacacacactggtgagaaaccttttggatgctcagtttgtggggaAAGGTTCTCTCAAAGGGGAACTTTAATAAGTCACAAAAGAACCCACTCTGGTGAGaagccttttgcatgctcagtttgtggccaaagattctccataaagaaaagcttaaaaatacacacaagaacacacactggtgagaaaccttttggatgctcagtttgcggtcaaactTTCTCTCACAAGGGAACCTTAAAAggtcacacaagaacgcacactggtgagaaaccttttgcatgctcagtttgtgggcaaagGTTCTCTCAAAGGGGACATTTgacaagtcacacaagaacacacactggtgagaaacctttttcctgctcaggttgtggtcaaagattctctcgtaagGCTCTGgttaagacacacaagtgtcCTGGTGAGACAAGCAGTGATCAAGaagaataactgaaatatcacacagccataagtattcagaccccagcaaagggtcggaataatatggctatgtgatatttcactttttcttttttcataaatcagcaaaaatttcaaccattattttttttctgtcaatatggggtgctgtgtgtaaattaatgagggaaaaaataagtgattttagcaaatggctgcaatataacacatataaaatttaaggggggtccgaatactttccgtacccactgtatgtatgtatgtatcgaTCAAATATATGGATAGATCACAAATTTGTTTCTGCAGATGGCATTGTGTGACAGATGTGGACTGTCATAATGTCGGACGACCCATAACGAAGGTCTCCTGTCTCAAAACTGATCTGATTTAAGCTTATCTGATCCATAAAAGCTAAAGTTTGAAGCTGTCATGGGTAGAAATGTCTGCATATATTTTGGTGATGCTTGTTGACAGTTGTGGGACATGAAGCCACGTTTCTTGGGTTCATGCATGAGGCTTGCAAGGATGTGGTGCTCGCCCGTCgtgtttgtgtcattttaatgaTGTTGTCCGCATCCATCCTAATCCATAAGTTTgcgttttttattgtttattttttatttttcaagcacATTAAATTcgtgattgaacataatttcggggtactagctgttgttcatgtgatgcaatgatatatgacagcaatGTAAGATATCCAACGTAATACCAGCTTGAACAaggcggtgtttggaaactcgagcaatttcctgaaaagttgtcattttgaaggtgagGGGATTCCACCTGACAGCTGCGATATACAAATATGACCAATTACTGCCACTTCATAGTATGGTACATTCCTTTTCCCACACCAGCTATGCCAGtgcttttcaattttcaattttgttgatgaAAAAGGGGTGTTCGAAAGGGGATTAGTtctttaccaattgctccaaaatgtattgatattattggaaatgagtgccagtttcattttcttgagcatgcatgcattttgtccaatgttttagtgatgtcaatatcaaataagtgaacgattgattgaaatagactgtaaaaaaaactgacttttgGTGCTAAACTGTAACGTGTATATGTGATCCTGAATAAAGTAGACTGCTTAAAACAGTGAGGGTGACTCCATTTACTTGTacatcaaatccattttccccattaaaaagtattgaaatgtCTTTCATGCATTGGAAAgccttcttctttcttcttcttcttttcctttcggcttgtcccgttaggggtcgccacagcgcgtcatccttttccatgagagcctatctcctgcatcctcctctcgaacaccaactgccatcatgtcttccctcacgacatccatcaaccttctctttggtcttcctctagctctcttgcctggcagctccatcctcatcatccttctaccaatatactcactctctctcgtctggacgtgtccaaaccattgaagtctgctctctcttactttgtctccaaaacatcgaaccttggctgtccctctgatgagctcatttcaaattttatccaacctggtcactccgagagcgaacctcaacatcttcatttccgccacctccaactctgcttcctgttttctcttcagtgccactgtctctaatccatacatcatggctggcctcaccactgttttataaactttgcccttcatcctagcagagactcttctgtcacataacacacctgacaccttcctccacccgttccaacctgcttggacccgtttcttcacttcctgaccacactcaccgttgctctggacggttgaccccaagtatttaaagtcctctacccttgccatctcttctccctgtagcctcattcttcccacacccctctcattcatgcacatatattctgttttacttcggctaatcttcattcctcttctttccagtgcatgcctccatctttctaactgttcctccagctgctccctgctttcactgcagatcacaatgtcatctgcaaacatcatggtccacggggattccagtctaacctcatctgtcagcctatccattaccactgcaaaaaggaaggggctcagggctgatccctgatgcagtcccacgtccaccttaaattcttctgtcacaccgacagcacacctcaccgctgttctgctgccctcgtacatgtcctgtattattctaacatacttctctgccactccagacttccgcatgcagtaccacagttcctctctgggtactctgtcataggctttctctagatctacaaagacacaatgtagctccttctgaccttctctgtacttttccatcaacatcctcaaggcaaataatgcatctgtggtactctttctgggCATAAaatcatactgttgctcacaaatactcacttctgtcctgagtcgagcctccacaactctttcccataacttgattgtgtggctcatcaattttattcctctatagttcccatagctctgcacatcaccctcgTTCTTAAAAATGCGcagcagcacacttttcctccattcctaaggcatcttctcacgcgctagaattctattgaacaagctggtcaaaaactccacaaccacctctcctagatgcttccatacctccacaggaatgtcatcaggaccaactgcctttccatttttcattctcttgaatcattttctacctctgctcttgtatgTCACTTTATGTTCCTGCCatttcactacagccatttccatcctttttgcaaagtctaccaccatctgtccctccaagttcctttcctggatgccgtacttacccattacttcttcatcacccctatgtccttcaccaacatgtccatgacaatctgcaccaatcacaactctctctgtctgggatgctcagaactacttcgtcgagtTCCTTCccgaatttctctttcaccactaggtcacatcctacctgtggggcatagccactcatcacattatacataattatattattataccctcaatttcaagtttcagcctcatcattcgatctgatattcttttcacctccaagacatcctcagctaactcttcctttaaaattaccccaactccatttctcttcccatctacactatGGTAATAGAAAccatcttcgacccacagtagctgaatttcagaCATTCCTGACCCTGGCCACAACTGATTCAGtacggaattctttggatgaacactttggatttgtttggcaaagttttaagccagttAGCaaggctagctagctagctaacatcACTAGTCGCCAGATTATTACATCCAATAACATATACAAAATGGCAGCGCGGCAAAAGACTGTGTCGCGCAGCCAGCTCCATGGCTCTGCACTGTGATTAGGCCAGCCAGCGAACTAGCCTCACAAATCATCACGTGACAAAGTTACTATTCTTCGCCTCCATGCCAGCTTCGTCACTGGCACAAGACGGCAGCACGGAATGTCCCTGGAGCAAATGAGACATCCACAGCTGCGGAAATGCCAGAGGGGAGCTGCCTCCGTGATGAAGTTACTGTCGCTGATCATCGTGACACTGAGTCACTAATCACTGCCTGAATGGCGGCTTTGTTGGCAAATTACCATGTCCAATAATGCGCggtgtcagatttcgcttatccgcaggactaatcgggagaaatgtcctgaccgactctccgtttaaagcaggggtggccaactagtcagagactaagagccacttttttttctgtgttactgcaaagagccacatcatacacatgggtacacatgaacgtcatcttttaatcatcatTGCTTCTTTCACATCTATGCCACGGGTTCTGTCTTTTAATGGCACAATATCAAGGAGTTCTTCTTTgatcatacattcatttgacacagaCCGTGCAAATATTGCCAACTGAGGCTTGTCTTGTATGTCACAACTCTCATCCAATGCCACACTAAAATACTCACATGCTTGAAGGTCAGAGTGCAACTGTGATTAAACAGCTGTATTAATATCCGATATTCTGCGTTTAACACTGTGGCGGGACAGTTGAACGTCTGATACGCTCCGTTTTAGTTTGTCGTCTCCAGGAGCCAAGATTTCAAAggcgtcaatgaggcattttttaatgaagtccccTTCGTTGTATGGCTTTTTAGCCCGTGCTatgttccaagccagctgatatgatgcaagcgttacggtctccgagtgttttgtaaattttttgaaaaactgcacctgcttttctgccttgcttttcaaagcgaccaacttccatccatccatccattttctgagccgcttctcctcactagggtcgcgggcgtgctggagcctatcccagctgtcatcgggcaggaggcagggtacaccctgaactggttgccagccaatcgcagggcacatcgaaacaaacaaccattcgcactcacagtcatgcctacgggcaatttagagtctccaattaatgcatgtttttgggatgtgggaggaaaccggagtgcccggagaaaacccacgcaggcacggggagaacatgcaaactccacacaggcgaggacggggattgaaccccgcacctcagaactgtgaggctgacgctctaaccagtcggccaccgtgccgccagcgaccaacttgttcttgctaagttcagtcccttttggaaattcctgttcgatgttagggtggagtgagctgaagtgacgctgaagatttgaagctttgaaatgcgctaatgctgcgtgacatataaggcagatcggcttgccattacgtttatcaaaaaaatataaactctcccactctggcaaaaacgtcctgtgttcttcttcatattttcgtttggctgtgcttttttttcccctgccatttcaagaggtaacttgacggaaattgtttacaacacaaatgatgtcacaccaaagattctctcgtcgctcgtttgacgtcactcaaacaggcttacatggtcagtgtgccatctagctgtagggggagtgaatgacagcgccagccaagcatttttgacgcatggcatgtgacagctcctgaagagccgcatgaaactagttaaagagccgcatgaggctcgcgagccgcgggttggccaggccaggtTTAAAGGGTCAAACTCCCCCCTTTTTCCTCTACCGGCACCAACGCCGTATGAGCAAGGAGATGAGGAGCTATTAAGCCGGTGCcgagatgaattcgcctaggtgtgctagctgcctttagttttacagagccaatccggtctgccttcacttatcaccccttgatgagtaaccgcaccgagtgaaagggtaatatcGTAAATACTCCGTTTTTACAGCAGTTTCATCTCTAAAAATCGATTGCATTTGTTAAAGACCTAGTAAGTTTAACAGTCCTTGTTAgaaccgtacggatttgttttattattaagcCGAAGTAATATGAATGAGTTActttttgggatggtgttaATGCCCGAGTATTAAAAATGAGATAacttctcattataagaatgacaaagatagaatagaattaaagcaaggtatttatttcagtgattacttaaggttaaaatgataatatgacagaaagggttataatacaaaaatcaataataaaataataacaaaaattgaaaagaaatagaaatagttaaaaataatatatcataaaacaaatattgccttttgagtgagccttaaggagtgatcaagtcctacggagccgtgttgccaattaataataagataatttggaatataagaaaccctggacagctgactagctctcttccctTTTTCACACAATATCAatagcggttctattagttaccttattataatagtattgtagtcttacccaattaagGAGGAATATTCAAAAATGAATCGCTATCCAAGTAGCTTGATAAATCCCTCCTGCCAGCATGTCCCTTAGTATTGCGAAAGAAAAGAGCGTGCGTCTCCCCATCCTGCATCAGGATAAGAAGCCCTGCGCTCTCTCCGTTTGAGGCTTTTAAAACCTTGGTTTTTCCAGAAACtccctttttctaaaaatactCCTTTTGTTTGCGCTGTCCTGATATGACCTGAGTGTGAAACACCTGTTTCCTGTTTTCCCCTCAGAATAGCGTCAGAGTTATCCTGACCTGAACTCTGATTTTTACTCTCAGCGTGTTCTTATTTTGACCTAAACAGGAAGCACCTGTTTCCTGTTTATCCCTCAGAATGGCATCATCGTTGTCCTGACCTGACCTCTTATCTGCTCACTCAAATAGGCtcctttttggtaaatacatcCACTTCCAAGCATATTACATATGTCTTGACtccaaccaatacatttcatctcATCATGTTACTTTCTAAGCAATACAGCAGTACATGAGcatatttcaaatgttaaataaatgtatatagttCCATGTGAATtcaattctctcatgcattcaacaggttcaATCATCCTTATGTGATATAtcatgtgttatttttgtctgagagagacaactccacacaggttacagttcttACACAAAAGCCGTTTCAAAGCATTTTTCCCTTTAGTATTTCAAAAGTAAGAATAGTATATAACAGCCTATCCAGGCCtgatgtactttttatcaatgattCCTAATTGTACATCCAAGTTTATAACATCAAAATcatctcaaggatataaaatcaaatcatggttataagtggttgacttcagtatgtgtttgtttaccataATACGGTGTTTCATAGGATTAGGACATTTAACTTCTTCGCTTGAACTGGCGACTCATAATTCTactttggtttggcgacctctggtggttaaACAAGGGATTGCAAACTGGGGCTGACACCTATTCATGATCTcaatttggtttggcgacccTTGGTGGTTAAACTAGAAATTGCaaactggggctaagctcaatcatatgaacccagctacataagccaatTACTATCTTTGTTCCATTACATccatcgcttcatgtggctCGGCCGCCCACTTGACAGCGGACAACAGCTGTGTGCTAACAAGAATTTTGTCATCAAAGTTGGGTTAAGAGGAGGCATTGCACACCAAAACACAATGACACTTTACGGCACTGGGTCGTTGGAATATGGCATATGGCCATGAGACAGGCAACGATTAGGTAtcttcaaatacaataaaagcataaGATAATCGCAACAATgaaacatctttatttgccaagtatgtcaaaaacacaaggaatttgtctctgggaGTTCGGCCGATcttgtatgacaacagacagctaCTGTGAAAAACTCTAATTTGTCGAGTGTTGGCATAATGTGATGAATGGTGCATTTGACAGTCACCAGTAAAATGGTTCCATCGATCTCAGTCGataaaactcaaaacatttggggTGAGaagtaatgcctagtatgaacaaataTGGCACGGTGAGtgtagggctgggcaatatgggactttttattttcctgataGTGGCATCTGGtaaaagaggggggaaaaaaataaaaaaataggaaaatgtACACTAGATTACTAATGAATGCAACTGAACTTTTCATATTGTACAAAGTTAAATATCTGTTATAAAAATAgcagcaaaatgacaaaaaatgtcaaactgtattttcccaaaaataccccaaaaagtacaaacccaattccaataaagttgggacattgtgttaaagataaataaaaacagaatacaaagatttgcaaatcatgttcaacttatatttaattgaatacactagaaagataagatatttaatgttcaaactgataaactttgttgtttttagcaaataatcattaacttagaatttgatggctgcgacacgttccaaaaaagctgggacagggtcatgtttaccactgtgttacatcaccttttctttgaacaacattcaataaacgtttgggaactgaggacactaattgttgaagctttgtaggtggaattctttcccattcttgcttgatgtacagcttcagctgttcaacagttcgggatctccgttgtcgtattttacgcttcataatgcgccacacactttcaatgggaaacaggtctggactgcagccaggccactctagtaccctcactcttttactacgaagccacgctgttgtaagacgtgcagaatgtggtttgccattgttttgctgaaataagcaggtgggtccatgaaaaagacgttgcttggatggcagcatatgtttctccaaaaactgtatgtaccattcagtattaatggtgccttcacagatctgtaagttacccatcccaTTGGTATTAACacggccccataccatcacagatgctggcttttgaactttgcgtccataacagtccggatggttcttttcctctttggcccggaggacagaacgtccacaatttcaaaaaacaatttgaaatgcggacttgtcagaccacagaagacttttccactttgcatcagtccagcttagatgagctcgggcccagagaagctggcggcgtttctgtgtgttgttgataaatggcttttgctttgcatagtagagtttcaagttgcacttacggatgtagtgccgaactgtacttactgacattggctttctgaagtgttcctgagcccatgcggtgatatcctttacacattgatggcggtttttgatgcagtgccgcctgaggggtcgaaggtcacgagcattcaatgttggttttcggccttgccgcttacattcagcgatttctccagattctctgagccttttaatgatattatggaccgtagatgatgaaatccctaaattccttgcaattgtacgttgaggaacattgtccttaaactgttggactattttctcacgcacttgttcacaaatgtgaatgactgagcaattcagggaagctccttttctacccaatcatggcacccacctgttcccaattagcctgttcacctgtgggatgttccaaacaggtgtttgatgagcattcttcaactttctcactttgtattttttgccacctgtcccagcttttttggaacgtgttgcagccataaaat is part of the Phyllopteryx taeniolatus isolate TA_2022b chromosome 23, UOR_Ptae_1.2, whole genome shotgun sequence genome and encodes:
- the LOC133472529 gene encoding oocyte zinc finger protein XlCOF6-like isoform X1 gives rise to the protein MCARTAEYEEELCGPKEEKEPQRQLLDAAFNLQPRIVLRRADVSENLHPERQQSVSPHIKEEEEDEEVQHIKEEEEEFLHIKEGEQEEIIKVPSTGVPLKSEDEGRSEERRGAEPPNSNSSSDGDHCGGSQTDGDDDDDDEQLEGDMTCHTANKCWKCSKCRKIFPSKRNFKQHMKIHTGEKPFACSVCGQRFSIKKSLKIHTRTHTGEKPFGCLVCEERFSQRGTLISHKRTHSGEKPFACSVCGQRFSRKGHLTRHTRTHTGEKPFACSVCGQRFSQKGTLKGHTRTHTGEKPFACSVCGQRFSRKGHLTGHTRTHTGEKPFACSVCGQRFSQKGTLKGHTRTHTGEKPFACSVCGQRFSRKGHWTRHTRTHTGEKPFACSVCGQRFSQKGTLKGHTRTHTGEKPFACSVCGQRFSLKGSLKMHTRTHTGEKPFGCSVCGERFSQRGTLISHKRTHSGEKPFACSVCGQRFSIKKSLKIHTRTHTGEKPFGCSVCGQTFSQKGTLKGHTRTHTGEKPFACSVCGQRFSRKGHLTRHTRTHTGEKPFACSVCGQTFSQKGTLKGHTRTHTGGKPFACSVCGQRFSQKGHLTHHTRTHTGEKPFACSVCGQRFSQKGTLKGHTRTHTGEKPFACSVCGQRFSQRGHLTSHTRTHTGEKPFGCSVCGERFSQRGTLISHKRTHSGEKPFACSVCGQRFSIKKSLKIHTRTHTGEKPFGCSVCGQTFSHKGTLKGHTRTHTGEKPFACSVCGQRFSQRGHLTSHTRTHTGEKPFSCSGCGQRFSRKALVKTHKCPGETSSDQEE
- the LOC133472529 gene encoding oocyte zinc finger protein XlCOF6-like isoform X2 — protein: MCARTAEYEEELCGPKEEKEPQRQLLDAAFNLQPRIVLRRADVSENLHPERQQSVSPHIKEEEEDEEVQHIKEEEEEFLHIKEGEQEEIIKVPSTGVPLKSEDEGRSEERRGAEPPNSNSSSDGDHCGGSQTDGDDDDDDEQLEGDMTCHTANKCWKCSKCRKIFPSKRNFKQHMKIHTGEKPFACSVCGQRFSIKKSLKIHTRTHTGEKPFACSVCGQRFSQKGTLKGHTRTHTGEKPFACSVCGQRFSRKGHLTGHTRTHTGEKPFACSVCGQRFSQKGTLKGHTRTHTGEKPFACSVCGQRFSRKGHWTRHTRTHTGEKPFACSVCGQRFSQKGTLKGHTRTHTGEKPFACSVCGQRFSLKGSLKMHTRTHTGEKPFGCSVCGERFSQRGTLISHKRTHSGEKPFACSVCGQRFSIKKSLKIHTRTHTGEKPFGCSVCGQTFSQKGTLKGHTRTHTGEKPFACSVCGQRFSRKGHLTRHTRTHTGEKPFACSVCGQTFSQKGTLKGHTRTHTGGKPFACSVCGQRFSQKGHLTHHTRTHTGEKPFACSVCGQRFSQKGTLKGHTRTHTGEKPFACSVCGQRFSQRGHLTSHTRTHTGEKPFGCSVCGERFSQRGTLISHKRTHSGEKPFACSVCGQRFSIKKSLKIHTRTHTGEKPFGCSVCGQTFSHKGTLKGHTRTHTGEKPFACSVCGQRFSQRGHLTSHTRTHTGEKPFSCSGCGQRFSRKALVKTHKCPGETSSDQEE